A genomic region of Lytechinus pictus isolate F3 Inbred chromosome 2, Lp3.0, whole genome shotgun sequence contains the following coding sequences:
- the LOC129254860 gene encoding reticulocyte-binding protein homolog 2a-like isoform X1, with the protein MSHKGMHGDALNSSGAHWRDAETRLLIKLWRQPQTLVEVNDSSSRQKSVYQRLAKILVAAGYFRDAGQIKNKIRTMTTNFRRFSKMRSEDRSSWTGQGKQSYQYFNELREFVDVEISGEASRHDDDDGDSSNSPGAQQQNTQVAVVGRGEVTGCRLQVQRIKLEDNHQQVPALPSSSSVLFDTGSSNLTNSMNDGAALLLNQRDTSDHQLHQLPNGNFDADDSQETEIVDSQEVEVGWISDEDEIGEPRTKVRCRTDLSNNHHNSKRESRRSLKKDDTVKELVKILMENNMQRDKVFMEAEDAHRRMEAERHTEEIRLLRDQIQLERDRLQFEREERERMELVRREEAARAERLRREEMERSEKVRLDERDREERRFTLMMALIKGAQNHHGS; encoded by the exons atgtCGCATAAAGGGATGCATGGAGATGCGTTGAATAGTTCTGGAGCTCACTGGAGAGATGCAGAAACTAGACTTTTGATAAAGCTTTGGAGACAGCCGCAAACTCTTGTAGAAGTCAACGATTCATCTTCCAGACAAAAATCCGTGTACCAGCGACTCGCGAAGATCCTTGTTGCAGCGGGATACTTTCGGGATGCAGGTCAGATTAAGAATAAAATTCGCACAATGACAACGAACTTCAGGAGGTTTTCAAAAATGAGGTCGGAGGACAGATCAAGTTGGACGGGACAGGGCAAGCAAAGTTATCAATACTTCAATGAATTGCGTGAATTCGTAGACGTCGAAATATCAGGCGAGGCGAGTagacatgatgatgatgatggggacaGCTCGAACTCTCCGGGGGCACAACAACAAAATACGCAAGTGGCAGTGGTCGGGCGCGGAGAAGTTACAGGGTGTCGATTGCAAGTGCAACGTATAAAATTAGAGGACAATCATCAGCAAGTACCTGCTCTACCAAGCTCATCCTCAGTTTTGTTTGACACGGGCAGCTCCAATTTGACAAATAGCATGAATG ATGGAGCAGCCCTACTTTTAAATCAAAGAGATACATCTGATCATCAGTTACATCAATTACCTAATGGCAACTTTGATGCTGATGATAGCCAAG AAACAGAAATTGTGGATTCCCAAGAGGTTGAAGTAGGATGGATTTCAGATGAAGACGAAATAGGAGAACCAAGGACCAAAGTCAGATGTCGTACGGATTTGAGTAATAACCACCACAATTCAAAGAGAGAAAGCAGAA GGAGCCTGAAGAAGGATGACACAGTGAAAGAGCTTGTGAAGATACTAATGGAGAATAATATGCAGCGTGATAAAGTTTTCATGGAGGCTGAAGATGCTCATCGAAGAATGGAGGCAGAGAGACACACCGAGGAG ATAAGACTTCTGCGGGACCAGATACAGCTTGAGCGGGATAGATTACAATTTGAGCGGGAGGAGAGGGAAAGGATGGAACTCGTTAGGAGAGAAGAAGCAGCAAGAGCTGAAAGACTTAGGAGGGAAGAAATGGAAAGGTCAGAAAAGGTGCGTCTAgatgagagagatagagaagagCGACGTTTTACATTGATGATGGCTCTGATAAAGGGGGCACAGAATCATCATGGCAGTTAA
- the LOC129254860 gene encoding reticulocyte-binding protein homolog 2a-like isoform X2, whose translation MSHKGMHGDALNSSGAHWRDAETRLLIKLWRQPQTLVEVNDSSSRQKSVYQRLAKILVAAGYFRDAGQIKNKIRTMTTNFRRFSKMRSEDRSSWTGQGKQSYQYFNELREFVDVEISGEASRHDDDDGDSSNSPGAQQQNTQVAVVGRGEVTGCRLQVQRIKLEDNHQQVPALPSSSSVLFDTGSSNLTNSMNDGAALLLNQRDTSDHQLHQLPNGNFDADDSQEIVDSQEVEVGWISDEDEIGEPRTKVRCRTDLSNNHHNSKRESRRSLKKDDTVKELVKILMENNMQRDKVFMEAEDAHRRMEAERHTEEIRLLRDQIQLERDRLQFEREERERMELVRREEAARAERLRREEMERSEKVRLDERDREERRFTLMMALIKGAQNHHGS comes from the exons atgtCGCATAAAGGGATGCATGGAGATGCGTTGAATAGTTCTGGAGCTCACTGGAGAGATGCAGAAACTAGACTTTTGATAAAGCTTTGGAGACAGCCGCAAACTCTTGTAGAAGTCAACGATTCATCTTCCAGACAAAAATCCGTGTACCAGCGACTCGCGAAGATCCTTGTTGCAGCGGGATACTTTCGGGATGCAGGTCAGATTAAGAATAAAATTCGCACAATGACAACGAACTTCAGGAGGTTTTCAAAAATGAGGTCGGAGGACAGATCAAGTTGGACGGGACAGGGCAAGCAAAGTTATCAATACTTCAATGAATTGCGTGAATTCGTAGACGTCGAAATATCAGGCGAGGCGAGTagacatgatgatgatgatggggacaGCTCGAACTCTCCGGGGGCACAACAACAAAATACGCAAGTGGCAGTGGTCGGGCGCGGAGAAGTTACAGGGTGTCGATTGCAAGTGCAACGTATAAAATTAGAGGACAATCATCAGCAAGTACCTGCTCTACCAAGCTCATCCTCAGTTTTGTTTGACACGGGCAGCTCCAATTTGACAAATAGCATGAATG ATGGAGCAGCCCTACTTTTAAATCAAAGAGATACATCTGATCATCAGTTACATCAATTACCTAATGGCAACTTTGATGCTGATGATAGCCAAG AAATTGTGGATTCCCAAGAGGTTGAAGTAGGATGGATTTCAGATGAAGACGAAATAGGAGAACCAAGGACCAAAGTCAGATGTCGTACGGATTTGAGTAATAACCACCACAATTCAAAGAGAGAAAGCAGAA GGAGCCTGAAGAAGGATGACACAGTGAAAGAGCTTGTGAAGATACTAATGGAGAATAATATGCAGCGTGATAAAGTTTTCATGGAGGCTGAAGATGCTCATCGAAGAATGGAGGCAGAGAGACACACCGAGGAG ATAAGACTTCTGCGGGACCAGATACAGCTTGAGCGGGATAGATTACAATTTGAGCGGGAGGAGAGGGAAAGGATGGAACTCGTTAGGAGAGAAGAAGCAGCAAGAGCTGAAAGACTTAGGAGGGAAGAAATGGAAAGGTCAGAAAAGGTGCGTCTAgatgagagagatagagaagagCGACGTTTTACATTGATGATGGCTCTGATAAAGGGGGCACAGAATCATCATGGCAGTTAA
- the LOC129253587 gene encoding deoxyribonuclease-2-alpha-like: protein MSLFQQSSFSIPNLYLLPGKQLLYNYPSAYDWNIPESFKTKFSDFVKVSKKESIQNPPWNNTVLLTSLDGQSFTSFAKATQFNHDLYWYLVAPSLEDDLYVETWMHTTSMLPSFCNGSYHVENVQLLGFQNVPEYKETVDHSKWAISKNKKWVCIGDINRTGSQYVRGGGTVCSLLPTPWQQYNTAIQQIEKCPTSVSGSST, encoded by the exons ATGTCACTTTTTCAGCAAAGTTCGTTCTCTATTCCCAATCTTTATTTGCTCCCAGGAAAACAACTCCTCTACAACTACCCAAGTGCGTACGACTGGAACATTCCTGAATCATTCAAGACGAAATTCTCTGACTTTGTGAAAGTGTCAAAGAAAGAATCCATCCAAAATCCACCATGGAACAATACAGTTCTGCTGACTTCTCTCGATGGGCAATCATTTACCAGCTTTGCCAAAGCTACACAATTTAACCACG ATCTCTACTGGTATTTGGTGGCACCATCTCTCGAAGACGATCTCTACGTGGAGACATGGATGCACACAACTTCTATGTTACCATCCTTTTGCAATGGGAGCTATCATGTCGAGAATGTTCAGTTGTTGGGATTCCAGAACGTGCCGGAGTACAAAGAAACTGTAGATCATTCCAAGTGGGCCATTTCCAAGAACAAGAAATGGGTGTGCATCGGAGATATCAATAGAACG GGGAGTCAATACGTGCGTGGGGGTGGGACAGTGTGCAGCCTTCTACCTACTCCATGGCAGCAGTATAATACGGCAATACAACAGATTGAAAAGTGCCCTACAAGCGTGTCTGGAAGCAGTACTTGA